The sequence AGGGAAGAGCTTCGCAGGGCTTTCCGCGCAAAAGGAGCCAGCTAGGGTAACTATGCAGAGTAGGGTCAAGGAGCAGCACGGAGCCAGTGTgccaagggagagagaggagagaggaaagggctTTGAGGACCATCGCAAAATCTGGATTCCATTCTAGACCTCGGTGGGTGGCCTTGGAACAGCAGCACCAAAGTCACAGGCCTCGACTGGGATGGGGCCTCTGTGACGTCACTGGGCACTGTGACGTCACCGCAAACAGCTCCAGCCCCGGGAGTCCCGGCGTCCCGCATCACATCGCAGTAACACAACCGCTGGGTCTAGGGACATCTGGGCCATGAAACCTTAGGAGGCCATGTCGAAACGGGACGTCATCCTAACCAATGTCACCGTTGTGCAGCTGCTGCGACAGCCGTGCCCTGGTGAGGGGGGCGTCGGGGCGACCTCAGGGACGGGAAGAAAGGGCGGGGGGGAGCACCTCCAGCGCCGCACAGGGCGCTTGCAGGGTCCGAGCCCCCTTCCACGAGAGCGCGCCGTGTCTAGTGTCCTCGAGGGAGGCAGTCAGGAGGCCCTGGATGCTGCCGCCCCTTACCGGGTGGGTTACTCCATCCCAGAgcagcttccctccctccctccagtctcACCCTCCTTCCCCACTCGGATTTGCTGGCCAAGTGGTTTCGATGGCGATGGTGGAAGGGACGGGGGACCCCAGCCCTCAGGGCTGGCTTTGCCCCGTTAGCGCGCAGTGGAGGGGTAGGAGCAGGGCCAGGAGCGAGGCTGGAGCCCGGTTTACGTGGGGGCATCGCTGAGGAGAGCCGCTGGTTGGTGAAGATCCTCGGTGAGCCGGGTTTCACGTGAACGGCCGCTCCTGTCGACCCGCGGGAAAGGGCTGCTTGGGGGTGGGTGAGCTTTGTCCTCCCTGTGTTGCACAAAGCGAGGAGAGGGCAGTGCCAAGCATTTCACAGGCGTGCGCTCATTGAAGCCTCACGACCACCAGTTGAGGCCACTGTATTTACTGTCCCCACTTACGGAGTGGCCAACAGAGGTAAGAGAGCGCAAACTATTTCCCCAGGTCTCAGCACGGGAATAGTGGAGTTGGGCCACTGGGCAGCCCTACCCCACCCAGCcagaggtgcacacacacactccagccagacgaacctgTGTCTGCGGGAGGGCAACCCCACTCCCCGCGGCCTCGCGCCGACCGCGGCTGGGGCAGCCCGGAAGCTCcgccccgcgggggtgggcggggccgggcggggctCCGGGGCCCCGCACTCAGTGTAACGCCGGCGCCCCCGGAAGCCCCCGCCGTGCTCAGCACTATCTCTGCGCCCGCGGGCCTGGTTTCCCCTCTGAGGTGGATTGACAGCGCGCGCCTCCCGGGACTCAGAGCTGATGCACGTGAGGAGCTCAGCACCCACGCAGGGCGGCCCGGGAAATGGGCGCTCCTCTGCCCTGGCTTCACCTGCCAGGTGATGCTTCATCACTGAAGCTCCTCCGGGCTCTTCCTTCCCAGCACAGCAGCTGTCCTCCAGCCCCTGTACCCCACCCCTCgaggggaggggagcctgggggaAGTGGAAAAGGAAGACCACCTGAGTTTTCTTTCGAAAGGTCTCCGACTGGGCTCAGATCCCCACTCTTAACCTAGAAGAACAAATCTCCGCCTTGAGTGAGAGTAGAAACAGAACCCCCAAGAATGCAGACATCCTTCGGGCCACCAATAACCACAAGGCCGCTGCCACCAATAAACTGACTAATACCTTTATGGACTTGACTGCTCATGGAAACACCCACTGCCCAGCCTGAGGCCACAAGGTCCGTCCGTGGCAGCCCGGAGAGGTCAGGGAGACAGACAGGCCAGCTGGTCCCGGCTCCTAGCCCACCTACCCCAAGGCACTTTTGATTCTGGTGTCAAACACAACTCTCACCTTCATCCTCCAACCTCTCTCCgaccccctcctctccctttccacATGAATCCTCTTAGTATCAGACTTCCTCCCCACTATTAAAACCAGCAGCTACTAGGCCTTGAGCTCTCACTGTCCTCACAGCAGGCCCCAGGTGGAGGGTCAGATGTGACACCAGGAAACAGGCCAGAGAGGTTTATTAACTTgctcaagaccacacagctggcAGGTGGCTGAGCCAGGGCTGACATCCAGGCCCGATCCCCAGCTTGAAACCCTCTGCCGGACAGGCCCCTGTCTGCTGTCCCcaccacgccccccccccccatctgtAGCTCAGGTAGACACCTCCAAGCACAGGTGCTTTTAAACGCGGTGTGGGAGTGGAAGTGTGTGTGCGTGGAGCGGTGGAAGCTGATAAGGCATTCTATTTCTTGCATATGTTAAGATACACCTGTGTTTTCTAGACTTCTCTCGGGGTAGGAATCCCCCGGAGCGCTTGCAGGCTGTAGGATCCCCTGGCCTCAGTGGGGACCTACTGAGTCAGATTCCCCCGGGGAAGAGTCCTCCCCGTGATTCTCATCCTCAGGACAGTTTGGGGACCACTGGGCTAGATCAATTATCAGACAAGCTTGGGAAATGATCTTTGAAATACTACGTATGTGGAATGTTCCCTAGGTTCTCTCATAAGCCCCACATACATCACCTCACGTAATCCTCACAGTGATCCTCCGAGAGTACtactatcatctccattttagaggaggaaactgaggcacagagaatatCACCCCAAGCAGTTGTTAAAAATACATGCCTGCTGAGATGGATTCTCCAGGGAAGGGGCCCTGCCCTGATATTGTACCACATGCCCAGCCCCTGCTCATTCTGTGCATCAGGGAGGTTTGGGAAACTCTAGGCTAGATGGTTGGCCACCAGGGGCCAGGAGCCAGCAACAGGTCCTGAGCCTGAGCGGCAAAGCCGGTCATTCTCTCTTACTCAttgttcccctccccccacagtgATCAGAGCACCGCCCCCACCGGAGCCCAGAATTGAGGCAGAGCGGGAGCCCAAACCCGAGCCCAAGCCAGTCGAGGAAGTCGTGCTTCCTCCAGCCAAGAAGGCTTCTCTGCTTCAGGAGCTGACAGTCGGCATCAATGGGTGAGTGGGCCCGTTCCTGAAGCCTTGGGACCCAGCCCCCCTCAGTTACTAACTAGGGCCTCTCCACACTCCTATCAGTGCTTTCATTCTGCCCACCCTGGAGAAACACAGGCAGAAGGCAGATAGGGCTCCCCACAGAGAGCTCACATTCCGGTGGGAAGACAACAAGAACACGACAGTTCAGTGCTGTGTTGTGAACAGTATCGAACTCAGGGGCAGAGTAAGACTGGAGAGGGCAGTGTTCCCCGGGGCGCAGGGAAGGCCTCTAGGAAGAGACACTGGAGTTGAGGCCTGAGTGACAGCTGTGCAGCAGGCAAAAGTGTGCTAAGGGCAGGCAGGAAGTCAGTGTGGCTGGTGTGGGGCAagcaagggagaggaggagcGCAGTGGAAGCCCCAGAGGGCCACAGTGAGGAGTTTGTATCTGGCTTTACTGATAAGAGAGTCATGGAGGTTTTCAGGCCAAGATAATATGACCTGAAGTTCTCCAAGATCCGCCCAGCACAAGGGTAGGAATAGGGGTAGGGGATGGGTGAGCAGAGGAAACAGGGAAAGCGGTTAGGAGGCTGGAGAGGTCACCTGGGTAACAGATGACAGTGGCCCACACAGGGCTGGTTGCCTTCTTCCCAGACTGAGGAGTCCCACCCAGTCCCCTTGAGTGAGCCTCCCCTCTGTTACCAcctccctcctgtcccctcctctgcctgctggACAACCCCCAAAACACTTGTCCCTGGTCAGATTTGGACGCATCGGTCGCCTGGTGCTGCGTGCCTGCATGGAGAAGGGCGTTAAGGTGGTGGCAGTGAATGATCCCTTCATTGACCCAGAATACATGGTGAgcagcaggctggggtggcggtgGGGGGCAGGATCGGGAGGGGCATGTCTGGTGGGGAGGGGCTCAGGGGAGCTCCATGGAAGACTCCCAGCTGCAAAGAGGCACCTTCACCAAGGTGGGAACTCCCTAAGGATGCTTGCTCTCCCAGTCCTGCCACCCCAAGACTATGAGCCCCTCTGTGTCTCGCAGGTGTACATGTTTAAGTACGACTCCACCCACGGCCGATACAAGGGGAATGTGGAGTTCAAGAATGGACGGCTGGTCGTGGATAAGCAGGAGATCACTGTCTTCCAGTGGTAAGGGCGGCTCTCTGATGCACACCTGCGACATACTAATGCAGGGGATGTAGAGATGACTGAAATGGGATCAGCCTCTCACGTGGGGTCCACAACCCCCCAAATTGTCTATGTGCCTGCCACCGGATACTGGTTTGGAGACAGGGTCTCAGAGAAGACCCTGAGCCCTAAAATGGTTAAGAAGTACTAATCTAGAAAGATGCTCCACTGTACTCAAGAATACTTTTTATTTAACACATATCTGCCTGCTTTCTCACAGGCATATCAGCTCAACATGTCTAAAACTCAACTCTTGCTTCTCCTTCAACCCCCAACCTATTCATCTCCCTTGCCAGGAAATGGCATCGCCATCTAGCCAACCATTCCACTCAGTTCCTACAGAGCAGCCACAGAGgcctttttaaaatatcaactgGACCTGGTTACTCCCCTACTTaaatcctccagtggcttcccttcACCCCACGAATAAAATCCCAGATGCTGAGGGGATCCCCAACCACTCTGTGCCCCACCTCCTGGCCTTCCCAGGTCACCTCAGCCACAATGGCATCCCCATCCTGGGACCCTGAGCCAGCACCTCTTACACCCAGCAATGCTGACTCCTTAGTACCCACTTCACATAGTTCTCACTGGTATTAATACTCTTCCTTCATTTAGAGAGATGTTTGGAATCTGTAAGTAAAAAGCAGTAACATTAGATGTTTAATGAGCTTCAAATACAAACATTTTCAGGATatcaaaacaaaaacttataaAATAGGAAACAGCACACCTACTTTATCTTTCAAATATAATCAGCCactgctggccccatggccgccTCACACTTTTGCACACACTTGCATGTGCATGCTCACAAGCCTTCCCAGCAGGTCCTCTCGGCCCAGCCCCTTTTATTTGTTGGGAGTGGGGTGAGTGACAACGAGGGCAGGGGTCTGGTGGTGAGGTGGTCAGGGTGagctcagggaggggcaggatgGGTGGAGCGGGAGACCGGAGAGTGGGTGAGACGGGAGAAGCTCCTTGACCCAAGTTTGGAATCATGACACCACAAACAATTCCAGCAGAGAAGTCATCACTGAGACAGACCGTGTCCTTTCCTTCCTCAGCCTGGGCACCATCATTCCTGCCCGTTGGACCATTCTCCCCCCTTCCCTGTCCCCATACAGCTGTCCCTCAATGTGTGGTGCCACTCAGGTGCTGCCTTCTCTGGTGACCCCGTCTTGCTTTCCATCACTGCACCGTGGGCGTTCTCCAGGGCTCGGCACAAGCCACGCTGCTTGTGTGTGGACCTTAACCTGCTCCACCTTCCAAGCTGGGCACCTTGGGCAAGGGAGGGACttccccgagcctcagtttcctagggCATCTGGTGGGAATGCTGGTCATACCCACCCTCATTGCAGGCAGGCCCTGTTGGTTTGCGTCACCGTCATTGCTTTGGCACTCGCAGGCACAGGCGCAGGCCTGGCTCTGAGTAGACTCAGCACTTCCTTGAAGAAGGAGTGGACGGAATCCTCAAAACAGCCCtctgggcaggagggcagggcccaCAACAGCCTGGAGAAGGGGCTGGGGTCTCCTGGGGTGCCAACTCTTTGCCCCATGCCAGCTGAGCAGTTGTTGTGGAGGTGTTTGTTGAAGTGCCCCTCCAGCGTGGAAGGCAGGAAACGGGGGGCATCAGGGAAGAGCTGGTTAAGCCAGATGATAAGTGTGCCCTTGACAGAGCAGATGATGGGGGACAAAGAAGCATGTGTGGTGGCCCAGGGAGAAAAGGGGCagctgctcattcattcattcattctggcaGTGCGGCTAGGAGTGCAAGTCCTAGGCCAGCTGGCCTGTGATCCCAGCCggctctgccttctcctccatcCCCTCTGCCCTGACGCTGGCTCCTCTGGAAAATGCCAGTAATAAAAACAGCCCTTACCCTCAGGCCAGGAGGGCTGAGTTCAGTGCAGAAAAAGCACTGAGCATGGGCACCTGGCAGGTGTTTAGTAAACGTGTGTAGAATGGCTAATAAAACAAATCCCCACAAACCTCGATCAAACCCCTCTGCGGGGAACAGGCTCAATGGCCAGCCCTGCTGCCACAGAGTGGCCTAGAAGATGAGACAGATGCTAACAAATGATCACAGAAGCAAACACTGCGCTTGTGATAAACCTTGTGAGGGAAAGACTAGTATGTGGTTTATTAATTTACAGCTTGTTTGTTGAAGGCAAGTAGAAGACAGCAATACTAGATGTTTAATATGTTTCAAATCCAAACATTTGATCAAGTATcaagtaaaaatgtaaatttacaaaaaggaaacagaaaatctcCTTCACCTTCCCAGCGTACACCACTAGCCCCTGCTGGCCGCAGGGCTGCCCCAGACTTCAGTCCTCCCCCCGGAACTGCTCTCTCAAGGGAGCGTCTTCCCCAGGGACTTGCCCGGCCTCTGGCAGCAGGCTCCCTGTTGGAGGAACTGAGTAGTAAAGATAAGAGGGACTGGGAGGGCCGTGGTGAGGTGGCCAGGGCTGCAGACCAGAAGCAGCGGGGcaagccctgccctcctggggtccaTGTTCTGGGAAGTATACAAACCGAGGGCCTGACCTGGCTGGGAGGAGTCAGGGATGGTCCCCCTGGGAGGGCTGAGGCCTAAGTTGGGGAGGTGGCAGCTTGTACCCAAGTATGGCAGGGGTGGTACAGTCAAGAAGTGGCCCACAAGGCGGGTTAGTGCTGAGGCAAGACCAGCGGGGTGGAATCCATCTGGGGCAGCCAAGTGTGCGTGGGGTGAAGGGACCGATGGTTGCAGGCCAGGCAGGAAGGTGTCTGGTCAGCCTTTGGAAAGGCAAAAGCGGTAGACTCTGAGGGCAAGGCCATGTTGGGGAGAGACTGACTCGGTgctgccacccctccccagcaAGCAGCCCAGAGAAATCCCCTGGAGGTCCGTCGGGAGCCCTTTTGTGGTGGAGGCCACAGGCGCGTACCTGTCCCTAGAGGAAACTTCGGTAAGCAGGGGAGaggggcccagggctggctggggagcAGTGGCACTCAAAGCACCTCAGGACACCTGTGCTCCTCCCCAGAGCCACATCGAGGCAGGCGCCCCACGTGTGGTCATCTGCGCGCCCTCACCAGACGCACCCATGTTCGTCATGGGGGTGAACGAAAAGGACTATAACCCGGGCTCCATGAAAATTGTCAGGTACGGGCAGCAACATCCTGAAGTGTGTGGGTGGTGCCCAGAGGACACACCAGCCTGTGGTGGGGCGGGATCAGactcaccctccccacccccactcccagtgGACCCCTGGTGCTTCTTGCACATGGatctgcttcccctcccccaagccttAGCCATCAGGTTAATGTTACCCTGAAACTATTTGTTAGACATGCACCACCTCTGGAGAATGTGCTCGGGGAGCTTCCGACCTCTGGTGCCTCCTCAGTCTGAAGGCATCCCCAGTGAtcccctctcctcccatcctGACTTCTCACAAAGCCAGGCCTGTGTACATACCCCAAAAGACAGGTGAGGGTGGAGGGCTGGCTCTGCGACTCACCTCACACAGCCCTGCCCCCCCCGGGCCCTTGCAGCAATGCCTCCTGCACCACCAACTGCCTGGCCCCCCTCGCCAAGGTCATCCATGAGCGATTTGGGATCGTGGAAGGGCTGATGGTGAGTAGGGGAGAGGGGTCAGGAGGGATGGCAGGGAAACTCTCTCTTGTTCTCAGGACTTGCTTAGTGTGTGGACTGAATAGGGAGAGACTGGTTTCAGGAGAGGCCCATCAGTGGTGAAGTGTTTTAAAACACTGTGCAATTCACAGACAAGGCTGCACCATGCCTACATGTGCCCCTCCAGGGTCTGTGGTGGTAGCCCCACCACCTGCCATACCTGGGTCACCACCTTGGGCCTGAGAAAGAGGCCAGGGAGCTTAGGAGCGAGAAGGCCTTACCTCAGCCCTCTTCTTCCCAAAGACCACAGTCCATTCCTACACTGCCACCCAGAAGACTGTGGATGGGCCATCAAAGAAGGCCTGGAGAGACGGACG comes from Equus asinus isolate D_3611 breed Donkey chromosome 26, EquAss-T2T_v2, whole genome shotgun sequence and encodes:
- the GAPDHS gene encoding glyceraldehyde-3-phosphate dehydrogenase, testis-specific isoform X2, whose protein sequence is MEKGVKVVAVNDPFIDPEYMVYMFKYDSTHGRYKGNVEFKNGRLVVDKQEITVFQCKQPREIPWRSVGSPFVVEATGAYLSLEETSSHIEAGAPRVVICAPSPDAPMFVMGVNEKDYNPGSMKIVSNASCTTNCLAPLAKVIHERFGIVEGLMTTVHSYTATQKTVDGPSKKAWRDGRGAHQNIIPASTGAAKAVGKVIPSLKGKLTGMAFRVPTPDVSVVDLTCRLAQPAPYSAIKEAIKAAAKGPLAGILAYTEDEVVSTDFLGDPHSSIFDANASIALNDNFVKLISWYDNEYGYSHRVVDLLRYMFSRDK
- the GAPDHS gene encoding glyceraldehyde-3-phosphate dehydrogenase, testis-specific isoform X1, giving the protein MEKGVKVVAVNDPFIDPEYMVYMFKYDSTHGRYKGNVEFKNGRLVVDKQEITVFQCKQPREIPWRSVGSPFVVEATGAYLSLEETSVSRGEGPRAGWGAVALKAPQDTCAPPQSHIEAGAPRVVICAPSPDAPMFVMGVNEKDYNPGSMKIVSNASCTTNCLAPLAKVIHERFGIVEGLMTTVHSYTATQKTVDGPSKKAWRDGRGAHQNIIPASTGAAKAVGKVIPSLKGKLTGMAFRVPTPDVSVVDLTCRLAQPAPYSAIKEAIKAAAKGPLAGILAYTEDEVVSTDFLGDPHSSIFDANASIALNDNFVKLISWYDNEYGYSHRVVDLLRYMFSRDK